In the genome of Fimbriimonadaceae bacterium, the window CGATGTGCCACCACGGCAATTGTCGCTTCGGCCGACACCGCGGATGAGGGGACGGTCCTCGAGGCCATGCGTGCCGGCGCCACAGACTACGTTCCTCGACCGACCGGTGCCAAGGAAATCGGACTGGCGTTGGATCGAGCGATCCAACGGCAACCCCGCCCGGTGGAGGCGATACCGGGCATCGAGCAACTGGACTACCGTCTGACCATCGGCACCGATCCCCACCACGTCGAAGCCTGCGTGACCTGGTTGATCGAGCAAACAGCCAATAAGCTCCCGGAATCCCAGCGACTGCACCTCCGGGCCACGCTGATCGAACTCATCGTCAACGCCGTGGAACATGGCAGCCTGGAAATCCAGTATCACGAGAAACACCAGGCGCTCAGCACCGACCGATTCGATGCCTTGATCGAGGCGCGCCGGCGTGACCCGCGTTTCGCCGAACGTCGCGTGGTCGTTCGGGCCGGGCACGACCTCCGCCGCCGCCGACTCCACTACGCGATTGCGGATGAGGGGAACGGGTTCACCTGGGACCGCTTTCTCACGAAG includes:
- a CDS encoding response regulator, which codes for MSVPESFRTLLAVVPDSEVLALILEQAQARDISVVTAPDPKAALAMVEMALPELVITDLFLPERSGLLLVQHMRTRCATTAIVASADTADEGTVLEAMRAGATDYVPRPTGAKEIGLALDRAIQRQPRPVEAIPGIEQLDYRLTIGTDPHHVEACVTWLIEQTANKLPESQRLHLRATLIELIVNAVEHGSLEIQYHEKHQALSTDRFDALIEARRRDPRFAERRVVVRAGHDLRRRRLHYAIADEGNGFTWDRFLTKSDQPCDSRDANGRGVFLAKAFFPDLTYNERGTQVTFSVPLP